AGGGCGGCTGCGGGGTCGCTGCCCTGCTGCGGCTGTCCCTGGGGCATGATCCGCACCCAAAGAAAGTCCCCCAGATTGGCCGGAAGGGGTGTTGGCAGTTTTATATTAACCTGCCCCAGACTGGTCAGAAGGGTAAGTTCATTACCCGAACGCGACTGAACAGACGCCTGAAGCAGGCTTTCGACCGGCAGTTTTGCAATGGCATTGGCGACCTGCTGGGCAGCACTGACCTGAGAAGGCGGCTGTGGACTACCCGATGCCCCGCCGGCCGTCGCACCGCCCTGACCGCCAACGGCAGTGCCTGGTGTTACGGCTTGTGGCGGGAGAGTCATGGCGTCAGCCCTCCAGCAGCTTTTGCGTGATCGCTTCCATATCGTGGGCGGCATCGCAATTGGGATGGCGCATCAGAAGCGGGGTCTGTGACCGAATGCATTCGGAAACACGCGGATCGGCACGTACAACACCCAGAAGTGGCGGGCTGATTTTCAGGAAACCTTCGCAGGCTTTAAGAAGCTTGTTGTAGATCGCCTCGCCTTCCTTGCGGTCCTTGGCCATATTGACCACCACCCGGATATCCGTTTTGGGCCGCGCCATATGTGTGACTTTGATAAAGGCATAGGCATCGGTTAGCGATGTCGGATCACCGTTGGTGATGACAATCACCGTATTGGCAAGGCTGGTCATCTGACGCACACCCTGATCAACACCCGCACCAAGGTCGATCAGGACCTTGTCGTAACTTTTACCGGTCTGGATCAAATCATCGGATAGGGCCTGAAGACGGGTCACGGGCAGATTGGCAAGACTGCCCGATCCGCTGCGCCCGGCAATGATGTCAAAGCCGCCATCGGGGAAGGGGGTTACGGCATCGCGCAAACCGATCCGTCCGGAAATCACCCCGCCCAGATCATGTTTGGGCATCAGGCCAAGCTGGATGTCGATGTTGGCAAGGCCAAGATCACCATCAAACAACAGGACTTTTTTGCCTTCGCGCACCAGCGAATGGGTCAGGGTAATGGCAAACCAGGTCTTGCCCACGCCCCCCTTGCCAGATGCGATGGCAAGGACGTTGCGGCCTTTGGCGCGCGGAGCAGTTTTGGATACTTCATCAGACTTGGCAGTCATTTCACGACCTCGGAGAAACTCGGTTTCGCGTTCTCGGCGCGATGGGACGGTATCAGAAGTTTGGCCAGGGCGACGGGGCTTATTGCGGTTAGACCGTCTGCGACCTGGGCCGTCATACTGACATTGCAAAGGGAAAGATTTCCTGAATCTGCACCGTATAACGCGCCGCCAAGGCGCGATGCAACATCCAGT
The Thalassospira xiamenensis M-5 = DSM 17429 DNA segment above includes these coding regions:
- a CDS encoding MinD/ParA family protein — protein: MTAKSDEVSKTAPRAKGRNVLAIASGKGGVGKTWFAITLTHSLVREGKKVLLFDGDLGLANIDIQLGLMPKHDLGGVISGRIGLRDAVTPFPDGGFDIIAGRSGSGSLANLPVTRLQALSDDLIQTGKSYDKVLIDLGAGVDQGVRQMTSLANTVIVITNGDPTSLTDAYAFIKVTHMARPKTDIRVVVNMAKDRKEGEAIYNKLLKACEGFLKISPPLLGVVRADPRVSECIRSQTPLLMRHPNCDAAHDMEAITQKLLEG